Proteins from a single region of Nocardiopsis dassonvillei subsp. dassonvillei DSM 43111:
- a CDS encoding sigma 54-interacting transcriptional regulator, protein MSALPEAPSPAPPPLPRTRADLRGSGHVHRPVAAEVRENLLRRMASGRPRFPGVHGFDATVLPQVERALLAGHDIVLLGERGQGKTRLIRTLATLLDEWSPAVAGCPVNDHPYTPVCPACVRRSAREGDGLPVVWRHRSERYGEKLGTPDTGVGELIGDVDPALLARGRSLGDPETIHYGLVPRANRGVFCVNELPDLPARAQVALFNVLEERDLQVRGYNLRLPLDLLLVASANPEDYTSRGRIVTPLKDRFGAQVRTHYPLTLADELALIRQEAALPEGTTVPSHLLEAVARFTRLVRASKKVDARSGVSVRFSVSAAETVAASALRRAALTGGEVPVARVCDLPAAVEPLLGKVEFETGSEGREAEILHALLRRAVAEVFRERLGTADLSELADRFSGGGTVETGDLVGAAELLRRVGAVPGLAAMIGHAAPEDEDGPPTPGLAAAVVEFALEGLYLERRLSKDALPDGGVYRF, encoded by the coding sequence GTGAGCGCCCTTCCCGAAGCCCCCTCCCCCGCCCCGCCCCCGCTCCCGCGCACCCGCGCGGACCTGCGCGGATCCGGGCACGTCCACCGACCGGTCGCCGCCGAGGTGCGGGAGAACCTGCTGCGGCGGATGGCCTCGGGACGGCCCCGGTTCCCCGGGGTGCACGGGTTCGATGCCACCGTGCTGCCGCAGGTGGAGCGGGCCCTGCTGGCCGGACACGACATCGTCCTGCTGGGCGAGCGCGGCCAGGGCAAGACCCGGCTGATCCGCACCCTGGCGACCCTGCTGGACGAGTGGTCCCCGGCGGTGGCCGGGTGCCCGGTCAACGACCACCCCTACACGCCGGTCTGCCCGGCCTGCGTGCGCCGTTCGGCACGGGAGGGCGACGGCCTGCCGGTCGTGTGGCGGCACCGCTCGGAGCGCTACGGCGAGAAGCTGGGCACGCCCGACACCGGCGTGGGCGAGCTGATCGGCGACGTGGACCCGGCGCTGCTGGCGCGGGGGCGCTCCCTCGGCGATCCCGAGACCATCCACTACGGTCTGGTGCCGCGGGCCAACCGGGGCGTGTTCTGCGTCAACGAGCTGCCCGACCTGCCCGCACGGGCCCAGGTGGCGCTGTTCAACGTGCTGGAGGAGCGCGACCTCCAGGTACGCGGCTACAACCTGCGGCTGCCGCTGGACCTGCTTCTGGTGGCGAGCGCGAACCCGGAGGACTACACGAGCCGGGGACGCATCGTCACCCCGCTCAAGGACCGCTTCGGCGCGCAGGTGCGCACCCACTACCCGCTGACCCTGGCGGACGAACTGGCGCTCATCCGGCAGGAGGCGGCGCTGCCCGAGGGCACGACGGTGCCCTCGCACCTGCTGGAGGCCGTGGCGCGCTTCACCCGGCTGGTCCGCGCCTCGAAGAAGGTGGACGCCCGTTCGGGGGTGTCGGTGCGCTTCTCGGTGTCCGCGGCCGAGACGGTGGCGGCGTCGGCGCTGCGCCGGGCTGCCCTGACCGGCGGGGAGGTTCCGGTGGCCCGGGTGTGCGACCTGCCCGCCGCGGTGGAGCCGCTGCTGGGCAAGGTCGAGTTCGAGACGGGTTCCGAGGGCCGCGAGGCGGAGATCCTGCACGCGCTGCTGCGCCGGGCGGTGGCGGAGGTGTTCCGCGAACGCCTGGGAACGGCGGACCTGTCCGAACTCGCCGACCGCTTCTCGGGCGGCGGCACGGTGGAGACCGGTGACCTGGTGGGCGCCGCCGAACTGCTGCGGCGGGTGGGCGCGGTCCCGGGACTCGCGGCGATGATCGGGCACGCGGCCCCCGAGGACGAGGACGGCCCGCCGACGCCGGGGCTGGCCGCCGCTGTGGTGGAGTTCGCGCTGGAGGGCCTGTACCTGGAGCGCCGGCTGTCCAAGGACGCGCTTCCCGACGGAGGGGTCTACCGCTTCTAG